A window of Aeromicrobium duanguangcaii genomic DNA:
CAGCCCGCCGGGCCGCGCCCGACGATCCGCGCCACCCGGCGACGGGCAGCTCGAACTTGCGCACGAGCCGGTCGGCGAAGGAGGCGGGATGGACGCGAGCGAGTCGCACGGGCTCGACGCCGCGACGGACCTCGACCCGGGCGCCGATCGGCAGCTCAGCGGCGCGACGACCGTCGCACCACAGGATCCCCGAGGCGGCGTGGCCGACGACCTCGACGGCGAGCGTGGACTCCGGCGAGACGACCATGGGTCGGGCGAACAGGGCGTGGGCGCTGATCGGCACCATCAGCAGGGCCGACACCTCCGGCCAGACGACCGGTCCCCCGGCGCTGAAGTTGTACGCGGTGGAGCCCGTCGGCGTGGCGCAGACGACGCCGTCGCAGCCCATCCGCGAGACGGGTCGGCCGTCGATCTCGACGACGACCTCGAGCATGCGCTCACGCGAGGCCTTCTCGACGGATGCCTCGTTCAGTGCCCAGTTCGTGGCGACGATCTCGCCGTTGTGGAAGACCAGGACGTCGACCGTGAGTCGCTCCTCGACGGTGAGTCCACCGGCGATGACGTGGCGGGCGACGTCGGCGAGGTCCTCCTCGTCGGCCTCGGCCAGGAAGCCCACGTGCCCCAGGTTCACGCCCAGCAGCGGAGTTCCCGTGCCGCGGCAGAGCTCGGCCGCGCGCAGGATCGTGCCGTCACCACCGAAGACCACCGCGAGCTCGCAGTCGGCCGCGGCACCGGGCACGGCGGCGACGGAGACCAGGTCGACGGCACCCGCGGCCTCGAGGTGGTCGATCTCGTCGGTGAGCGCACGCACCTCGATCCCGGCGGCCTGCAACGACGCCGCGAAGTCCGCGGCGAGCTTGGGCGCCCCGTCCCGCAGGACGTGGACCGCGAGCAGCACGCTCCTCATGATCCGCTTCCTTCCTTCTGGTTCCCCGCGGCCAGCGGACCGGCGGCGACAGCGGCCCGCGCGGCCGCCTCGTCCGGAGCAGGCGCGTCGGTCCTGAGCCAACAAAAGTACTCGACATTTCCGGCGGGACCGGGCAACGGACTGGGCGCGAGACCACGCGTGCCCCAGCCTCCCGCCCAGGCTGCGGTGGTGACGCCGTGCACCGCGGACGCGTGCAGCTCGGGGTCGCGGACCACGCCGTTCTTGCCGAGGTTCTCGCGACCGACCTCGAACTGGGGCTTCACCATCAGCACCATGTCCCCCTCGGGCCGGCACACCCGCATCAGCGCGGGCAGCACGAGCGTCAGCGAGATGAACGACAGGTCCGACACGACGAGGTCGACCGGCCCGCCGATGAGCTCGGTGTCGATCGCCCGGACGTTGGTGCGGTCGAAGACGTGGACGCGCGGATCGGACTGCAACGACCACACCAGCTGGCCGTAGCCGACGTCGACCGCGACGACCTCGCTGACTCCGCGGCGCAGCAGCACGTCGGTGAATCCACCGGTGGACGCGCCGGCGTCGAGGGCACGACGCCCTTCGACGCTCAGTCCCTCGGGCTCGAAGACCTCGAGCGCGCCGAGGAGCTTGTGGGCGCCACGCGAGGCCCAGCCGGGATCGTCGCCCTCGCGGATGACGATGGCCTGGTCGGTGGTGACCTGCGTGGCCGGCTTGCTCGCGGCGTTGCCGCCGACGAGGACACGGCCCTCCCCGATGAGGCTCGCTGCCTGATCGCGCGACCGAGCCAGCCCGCGGCGCACCAGTTCGGCGTCGAGCCGCACCCGGCGGCTCATCGACTCACCCTCGGTCCCCGGGCGTGCCCGCGAGCTGGTCGCGCAGCACCCGGTGGACGGCCTCGAACACCTGCGGGTGCTCGGCCACGTCGAGGTCGTCGAGCGCAGCCAGCAGTGCCACGGCCTCGTCGGTCGTGGGGTCGTCCGGGCGATCGCCAGCGGCCTGCGTGGGTTCGCTCATCATGCCCCGATTGTCGCATCGACGGTCACGGTGATCGCTGATTCGGCGCGCGCGGCCCAGCCGAGCCCGACCACCGCCCGGAGCGTCTCGGTCGAGGTGCCGGACTTCGTCACTCGGACCACACCGTCGGAGATCTCGGCCGACGCGGACCCGCACGTGGCACCGGCCCCGTCGATGACGACCGGCGGATGCACGTCGTGCAGGGCGGACAGATCGCGTCCCACGTAGTCGGGGCGCTCCTCCTCGGTCGCGTTGATGACGTCTGCCAGGGAGTTCACCCCGGTCAGCACGAACAGCGACGGGATCGACGCCTGGCGGGCGCCACTGATGTCGGTGTCGAGCCGGTCCCCCACCATGAGCGGGGAATCGGGCGCGATCCGCTCGATCGTCTCCTCGAAGAGCGGGGCGTACGGCTTGCCTGCGACCACGGGCTCGCGCCCGACCGCCAGCCCCACGGCATGGACGAGCGCGCCGTTGCCCGGCGCGATGCCCTCGGCGGTCGGGATGGTCAGGTCCGTGTTGCTGGCGTACCAGGGCAGACCCGACTGGATCGCGTACGCGGCCTCGGCCAGGTCGCGCCAGCCGAGCTGCGGCGTGTAGCCCTGCACCACGGCGGCCACGTTCGGCGCGTGGCGATCGTCGACCGGCACCAGCCCGCGCTCTGTCAGGGCGGTGCGCAGTCCTTCTCCACCGATCGCGAGCACGGTCGCGCCCGCCGGGAGGTCGTGCGCCATGACCCCGGCGATCGCCTGGGCCGACGTCACGATGTCGTCCTCCGAGACCGTGAGACCGAGGTCTCGCAGATGATCGGCCACAGCGGAGGGCGGACGATTGGCGTTGTTGGTCAGGTAGGCCAGCCGAGCGTCGTCGACGGCCTTCAACGCCTCGACCGCGCCCGGAACCGCGTCTCCGCCGCGATAGACCACGCCATCGAGGTCGAGCAGGATCGCGTCGTGGGACGCGACCAGAGCGGTGTCGGTGGCGGCCAAGGTCATGCGTTCGAGGCTACCGGGGGGTCAGGCAGCCGGGTCAGGGACCCGAGGTCGACGTAGACCCGGCTGGAGACGCCTGAGCCGTTGCGGGAGAAGAGCCGTCGCAGCTCGCCGCTGACCTCAACCCGGTCCCCCGGTCCGAGCCGCCCGGCCTTGGCCCGCAGCCGCGCCGTCCACGCAGAGCAGTCGAAGGTGTCGACGCTCTGACTCGAGCGACGCCGTGCTGCAGCACTGCGGTCGACGATCAGGCGGAAGGAGACGATCTCGTCCCCACTGGGCAGAGTGCGCGCCTCGGCCACGTCGGCGACGCGGCCGCGCAGCAGGACGTGGTTGTCAACATCGGTCATCGCTCCACAGTGGACGCATCGCGCTACGCGGGACAGGGGCGCCGGACGCCCCTGTGGACGGCGCGCTTCTCGCGCGCCGAGCCTGTGGACCGCCCTAGTTTTCGAGTTGGTTGATGCGGTCTTGGGCGTCGGTGAGTCCGTTGGCGTCGGTGCCGGCGACGCGGTGGAACCAGGTGATGGCTTCGTCGGTGCGTCCGGCTGCGGCGAGGGTGTCGGCGTAGGCGTAGCGGAGGCGGGTGATCCAGTCGTGGCGGCT
This region includes:
- a CDS encoding NAD kinase, giving the protein MRSVLLAVHVLRDGAPKLAADFAASLQAAGIEVRALTDEIDHLEAAGAVDLVSVAAVPGAAADCELAVVFGGDGTILRAAELCRGTGTPLLGVNLGHVGFLAEADEEDLADVARHVIAGGLTVEERLTVDVLVFHNGEIVATNWALNEASVEKASRERMLEVVVEIDGRPVSRMGCDGVVCATPTGSTAYNFSAGGPVVWPEVSALLMVPISAHALFARPMVVSPESTLAVEVVGHAASGILWCDGRRAAELPIGARVEVRRGVEPVRLARVHPASFADRLVRKFELPVAGWRGSSGAARRAAGES
- a CDS encoding TlyA family RNA methyltransferase, with product MSRRVRLDAELVRRGLARSRDQAASLIGEGRVLVGGNAASKPATQVTTDQAIVIREGDDPGWASRGAHKLLGALEVFEPEGLSVEGRRALDAGASTGGFTDVLLRRGVSEVVAVDVGYGQLVWSLQSDPRVHVFDRTNVRAIDTELIGGPVDLVVSDLSFISLTLVLPALMRVCRPEGDMVLMVKPQFEVGRENLGKNGVVRDPELHASAVHGVTTAAWAGGWGTRGLAPSPLPGPAGNVEYFCWLRTDAPAPDEAAARAAVAAGPLAAGNQKEGSGS
- a CDS encoding HAD-IIA family hydrolase encodes the protein MTLAATDTALVASHDAILLDLDGVVYRGGDAVPGAVEALKAVDDARLAYLTNNANRPPSAVADHLRDLGLTVSEDDIVTSAQAIAGVMAHDLPAGATVLAIGGEGLRTALTERGLVPVDDRHAPNVAAVVQGYTPQLGWRDLAEAAYAIQSGLPWYASNTDLTIPTAEGIAPGNGALVHAVGLAVGREPVVAGKPYAPLFEETIERIAPDSPLMVGDRLDTDISGARQASIPSLFVLTGVNSLADVINATEEERPDYVGRDLSALHDVHPPVVIDGAGATCGSASAEISDGVVRVTKSGTSTETLRAVVGLGWAARAESAITVTVDATIGA
- a CDS encoding single-stranded DNA-binding protein, with the translated sequence MTDVDNHVLLRGRVADVAEARTLPSGDEIVSFRLIVDRSAAARRRSSQSVDTFDCSAWTARLRAKAGRLGPGDRVEVSGELRRLFSRNGSGVSSRVYVDLGSLTRLPDPPVASNA